A window of Thiocapsa bogorovii genomic DNA:
GCCGAGTCCGGCGAGGAGGGGGGCGGTCTTCAACTCATCGATCATCGAGTACCTTGTGGCGTGGTCGCCGGTGGTGAGGTCTCGCATGGGTCTACGGGACCGGGACGGGACTCGGCAGCCTTTCGGGCCGACGTCCTCTCGGGTTACGCTGACGCGATCCGAGAACTTCTTCCGACGCGGTGCTCGGATCCGCGGCCGATCCAACGATGGTCTGGATCGGGATCACCACAATATCCACAACCTCGAGGTCATCGCTATGCGCTTCCTTTCCACACTCTTCCTGGCCTTCGCCTTGATCGCCGGCGGTCTCGTGGCGCCCGTCCTGGCGGGCGACGACGACCCGCTCTTCATCAATTTGACCACGGACGACCCGCACCGCGCGAATATGGGCATTACGTTCGGGATGAGGCAGTTCGAGCGCGGTCACCCCTTGACCATCTTCCTCAACGACAAGGGGGTCTTCATCGGCGCCAAGACCAACGCCGGGACCTTCGTCGAGCACCAGGAAAAGCTGGCTGCTTTGATCGAGAAGGGCGCGTTGGTCCTGATTTGTCCCATGTGCATGAAGCACTACGGGGTCGCCGAGGCGGATCTGATCTCGGGTGCTCAGATCGGTAATCCCGAGCTGACCGGCGGTGCACTCTTCAAGGACGACACGCGAACCTTGACCTGGTAATCGCCTTCGAAGGGCATCGTCGACGACGGCTTTGGCCCTTCGATCACCCTCGAGGACACCCTGCCGAGCGGGTCGCCATGCCGGAGAAGGATTCAAGGCCTGATCGCGATCCGGTCCGGACGAGAGGGTGTCCGCCTTGTGCGGACGCCGCCGATCGACGCGTTTCTAATCCAGAGCGCAGGGCGAGGTGCAGGAAGCGGCGGGGGTGACGCGGAGTCCGACGCTGCACATGTTGGCCATTACTGTCGGCTCCGCGTCCGCTCCGGCAGATGCCGGGACGGGAAAGCTAGGGTCGACCCGTCGAAGAACGACGCCTTCTTGGAGTGTCGTACCGACGACGATTTCGGCGATTCCGTTCAAACCCTGCTGCGCCGAGCCGATGTTATTGATGTTGCCGCTCAACAACCCCGAACCCGTAGGTGTGGAGATGGCGACGGTGTTCGGCGCGCGGCTCACGACTCTTCCGTCAGGCAGGTCGCGCCGAAGATGTCGGCCGCGGCCCCCGGGGCGACGCTTCCCTGCTTCGTGCGCTTGAGCGGGAAGACGCATTGCGTGGGCGGCGCGACCCGGCCAGGACCCCGTGTACCGACGGCTCGGCGCCGCATGCGGGAGTTTGACGCCGTGAGCCCGGCCATACAAGCGCAAGGCCAACGCGGGGAGGAGCGGATGCGTCGCCCGGCCCCTGCGATCCCTTTGCGTCAACCCGCCGGCGGATGGCGAAGGATCTTTTTTGGCTCGGGCGTCTCGGACAGAAGCCCGTCGATCCGTTCGGCGATCTCCGCCGCCGGTGTCGAGTACCCGAACTTACGAATATAGCCTCCGTCCGGGCCGAGGAGATACATGCCGGCGCTGTGATCCACGGAGTAGCGATCGGCCGGTGATCCCGGTTCGGTGACCTTTTCGTAGCGTGCGTTAAAGTGTCGAGCGGCGCGCGCGATGAGCTCGGGCGAGCCGGTCAGACCGATGATCCGCGGATGGAAGTAGGCGGTATAGGTCGCCAGCACCTCGGGCGTATCGCGCTGCGGATCGACCGTGATGAAGATCGGTTGGACGCGGTCCGCGCGATCGCCCAACCGCTTCAGGATCGCCGCCGCCTCGACCAGTGTGGTCGGGCAGACGTCCGGGCAGTAGGTGTAGCCGAAGGCGACGAGCTGGAATCGGCCCGGGAAGTCGGCGTTGGTGACGGCGCGTCCGTTGGCGTCCATCAGGAGATAGCGTCCGCTCGGCGGGGGCGCGGCGTCGTCGGGCAGGGCGGCGTCGACCGACCCCGACGCCGCGCTGGCTGTCGGAAGCAGTGCCGCGATCAGGGCGACGACCGGGGCCTTCATCATCCGTCCTCGTCGATCGACAGGGACGGCATGACCCCCGACGGTTTCAGGTTCACCTGCTTCGGATACGCCGCCCTCAGCGCTGCCGCGGATTCCGCCAGTCGAGCCTCGAGATCGGCCCCGGTCGGGCAGGGCGCGCCGTCCTTGGTCGCCTTGAGGAAGGCGCTGTTGGTCGCCGTCTCGAAGAGGGTTCCGTAGCGACGGGTCTTGGGTACGTGGTCGATCATCAATGCCTTCGCGCTGTTGGATGCAACGAACTGCCGACAGGTCAGCGCTTGGCCGTTCAGCGCACCCAACGTGCGGACCTCCGCGAAGCCGACCTCGGTCGAGGCGATCGGATCGGCGAACGCGAACCCCGTCGACACCAGCAAGAGACCGGTCAGAATCGGCAATCGCATGCGGGTCCTCCAGGGCTTCGGCGGGTTCAGTGTCTTCGCGGATGCGTTCGGTACAACATCGGCCGATAGGACGAACGAGCGAAAGCGAAGTCCACCGAGCCATGTACCGACGCCGTTGGACTGCGCTGCGCTGATCTCTACGGCTTCGCTCGGCGACGTGGCCGGGTTGATGCGCGAGGCGCTGGCTCGGTCCTCAGCATAGCCCGAATATTTCATAAAAAAGGGCGACTCTCGTTCAACCCATTGATAAAATGGCTGTTCCGCCAAGAACGCTTCGGAAGAAGCTAAACGAGGTCGCCCATGCCCGAGTCTACCCCGGAACAGCTGCGTTTTCCCCCGGTCGCCGGTTTCACGGTCCGCGGCGACTTCGACGGCGGCGCCATGTCGTCTGACTTTGGCCCCATGATTCTGCGCGGGGTTGATCGGCAGATCGGCCTGACCGAGCGGTTGAGCGCAGCGATCGATGATTGGCGCCATCCGTCCTACACCACCCATCCGATGCGTGAGCTGATCGCGCAACGGGTCTACCAGATCGCCTGTGCTTACGAAGACGGCAACGACGCCAATGCGCTGCGCCGTGATGCGCTGTTCAAGCTGGGGCTGGAGCGCAAGCCGCTGGATGCGACGACGGACCTGGCCAGCGGGCCGACCTTCTCGCGTTTGGAGAATGGGGTCGGCGCGCGCGACCTCTACCGCATGGCGCAGGCCTTCGTCGAGGCCTTCATCGCCAGCTACCCGAAGGCGCCGCAGGTGATCGTGCTCGATATGGACCACTCCGAAGACGCCACCCATGGCCAGCAGGAGTTCGCGTTCTACAATCATCACTACGGCAACCATTGCTACTTGCCGCTGTTTCTCTTCGAGGGCCTCTCGGGGAAGTTCATCACCGCGGTGCTGCGTCCCGGCAAGCGCCCCACCGGCGCCGAGAACGCGATGATCCTCAAGCGCGTGCTCAAGCGGCTGCGGGCCGCGTGGCCACGCACACGCATCATCCTGCGCGGCGACGGACACTTCTCCAACCCCGAGTTGATGGCCTTGGCGATGGCCGATCCGTTGACGGATTTCATCTTCGGCCTGGCGGGTAACCGGGCTCTCACGCCACGGGCCGAGCCGTTCTTGGCCGACGCCCGCAAGCTCCATGCGCTGCGCATCGAGAACGCCCGGCGCGCCGACGCCGACGTACCCGAGCGGACCCGCACCTACCACGAGGTTGACTACCGTGCCGGTTCCTGGCCCGGCGCGTGTCGGACCATCCTCAAAGCCGAGGTGACGGCGCGCGGCGACAACCTCCGCTTCGTCGTCACCTCCTTGGACTTGCCCAGTCCCGAGTGCGTCTACCGCGATCTGTACTGCGCGCGCGGCCAGGACGAGAACTTCATCAAAATGATCAAGAACGATCTGGCCAGCGATCGCACTTCCGACAGCACCTTCTTGGCCAATCAGATGCGCTTGTTCTTCTCCTGCGCCGCTTACGTCTTGCACCAAACGCTGCGCACCGAGGTCCTCGTCGGCACGGAACTGGCCAACGCCCAGCCTGCCACCGTGATCATCAAACTGTTCAAGCTCGCCGTGCGCGTGGTGCAGTACAAAGACCGCGTGCGCCTGCACCTGCCCTCGAGCTGTCCGGTCAAGACGCTGTTGCAGCAGGTCACCGAGAGGCTCTTCAACGCGCAGCCCCGGCGGCGCCCGCCTAGACGCACATACATCCCCGCACGGGGATTTCAGCACGCGCACGACGACTATGCCCACCTCGGGCAGGGCATCGTACGCCTGCGCGGCGACAAAACTACTCGTGCCCCGTTGATCAAGCCCGTTGCCGCTCGGTATTTCCACCATTCAACCCCCGCGGCGTCCCGGTCATCGCCCTCGGTGACGCCCAGCGCCGCGCAAATCCGCGAGGCCAGTGTCGGCTGTGTCGGTTTATGAAACATCCGGGATAGACGAGCGGGATCTCGATCCCTTGACGCAGGTCAATTCCGTTGTTGCCGCTCGCGGGCGCATCCGCGCGGAGCGAAAGGCCCGGAGAGGTGTTCGCGTCCAGCGGCGAACGGCTCGGGCGCGCATCCCATCGACGTGCCGCCGTCGGCGGGCGATCGCTCCGCGATGACGGCGTGCAGGGTCGACAGTGCTGCATCGAGCACGGGCGACTCGCTCTCCAACGGATAGACCACATAGGTCGGCAAAAAAAACCGCGGGCTTTCGGGTGCGACGTGCAGGCATCCGGCGCGCACGTAAGGTGCGGCCACGCGCTCCGGGACGAAACAGGTCCCTCCGTTGGCCAAGATCAACTGAAGGCCGAGCCAGCCGATGTTGGCCATCTGGGCCGGCCGTTCCAGATTCGGGTAGACCTTGCTGTGTTGGGCATAGAAGGTCGGCCCCCAGCTGACGTAGACATAGCCGTCGTCGAGCTCGGTGCGCTTCGGATCACTGGTCACCAGAATCAGGGTTTCATCGAACAGGTGCTCGATCTGGAGGCCCGCGCTGTGCTGGGGCGTGTACATCAAGGCGAGGTCCAGGGTGCCCTCGACGATGCGCCGCATCAGGTCGTCCTCGAAACCGATCTCGCTGCTGATCGAGACGTCCGGTGCCTGCTCGCGCATTCGCCCGGCCCAGAGCGGCAGGAATCCATCCCAAAGAGCGATCCGGGCGCCGATCGTGATGCTGGCCCGAAAGCGGCTTGGCAGACCGACGTCGTGACGGGCCTGCTCAAGCGTGAGAACCAACGTCTTCGCGTGCCGAAGAAATCGCCGGCCCGCGGGGGTGAGTGTCGCGCCCGAGCGGTTGCGCACGAACAATCGGGCGTTCAGGTAGTGCTCGAGACCCTGAATGCGTGCGCTGACCGTGGATTGG
This region includes:
- a CDS encoding DsrE family protein; the protein is MRFLSTLFLAFALIAGGLVAPVLAGDDDPLFINLTTDDPHRANMGITFGMRQFERGHPLTIFLNDKGVFIGAKTNAGTFVEHQEKLAALIEKGALVLICPMCMKHYGVAEADLISGAQIGNPELTGGALFKDDTRTLTW
- a CDS encoding SCO family protein: MMKAPVVALIAALLPTASAASGSVDAALPDDAAPPPSGRYLLMDANGRAVTNADFPGRFQLVAFGYTYCPDVCPTTLVEAAAILKRLGDRADRVQPIFITVDPQRDTPEVLATYTAYFHPRIIGLTGSPELIARAARHFNARYEKVTEPGSPADRYSVDHSAGMYLLGPDGGYIRKFGYSTPAAEIAERIDGLLSETPEPKKILRHPPAG
- a CDS encoding LysR family transcriptional regulator encodes the protein MDIDQVRTFLAVAAHGSFQEAANRVHVTQSTVSARIQGLEHYLNARLFVRNRSGATLTPAGRRFLRHAKTLVLTLEQARHDVGLPSRFRASITIGARIALWDGFLPLWAGRMREQAPDVSISSEIGFEDDLMRRIVEGTLDLALMYTPQHSAGLQIEHLFDETLILVTSDPKRTELDDGYVYVSWGPTFYAQHSKVYPNLERPAQMANIGWLGLQLILANGGTCFVPERVAAPYVRAGCLHVAPESPRFFLPTYVVYPLESESPVLDAALSTLHAVIAERSPADGGTSMGCAPEPFAAGREHLSGPFAPRGCARERQQRN